The following coding sequences are from one Paenibacillus sp. FSL R5-0912 window:
- a CDS encoding ABC transporter permease, giving the protein MTRATGFSRFIHAMWKYKALTLMMLPAVLVLLAHSYLPMFGIFIAFKNVNYIDGIWGSPWVGFDNFKFLFSSGDMWRIVRNTLLYSLTFMIINLVLSVSIAVAINEIRRRFLAKAYQSFIILPHFLSMVVVSYLVYAFLQPDHGFINATVLKAFGQDAVFWYSEKEYWPYILVFVNAWKHAGFGAVIYIAAIAGIDPEYYEAALIDGASKWKQITNITIPFIRPVIIIMTILSMGSIFSSDFGLFFQVPMNSGALYPVTDTVDTYVYRALMQLNDIGMSSATALVQSVVGFIMVIATNSAVRQIDREQALF; this is encoded by the coding sequence ATGACTAGAGCCACTGGATTCTCAAGATTCATCCATGCCATGTGGAAGTACAAGGCGCTGACGCTAATGATGCTGCCGGCCGTTCTTGTCCTTCTGGCGCACAGCTATTTACCGATGTTCGGTATATTTATTGCGTTCAAGAATGTGAATTACATTGACGGAATTTGGGGGAGTCCATGGGTAGGGTTTGATAATTTCAAATTCCTGTTCTCCTCGGGGGACATGTGGAGAATTGTAAGAAACACACTCCTGTACAGCTTAACCTTTATGATTATTAATTTAGTGCTGTCGGTATCGATCGCGGTGGCTATCAATGAGATCCGGCGGCGGTTTCTGGCAAAAGCTTACCAAAGCTTCATTATCCTGCCACACTTCCTGTCAATGGTCGTAGTGAGTTATCTCGTATACGCTTTCCTGCAGCCGGATCATGGCTTCATTAATGCCACCGTCCTCAAAGCCTTCGGGCAGGATGCGGTGTTCTGGTATTCGGAGAAGGAATACTGGCCTTATATCCTGGTGTTTGTGAACGCCTGGAAGCATGCCGGCTTCGGTGCTGTAATCTACATTGCGGCGATCGCCGGAATTGACCCCGAATACTATGAGGCTGCTCTCATCGACGGGGCTTCCAAGTGGAAGCAGATTACGAACATTACGATTCCTTTTATCCGGCCGGTCATTATTATTATGACGATTCTGTCGATGGGAAGTATCTTCAGTTCAGACTTCGGGCTGTTCTTCCAGGTGCCCATGAACTCAGGGGCATTGTATCCGGTTACGGATACCGTGGATACGTATGTATACCGGGCCTTGATGCAATTAAATGATATCGGGATGTCCTCGGCCACGGCGCTTGTTCAATCGGTGGTTGGGTTTATCATGGTGATCGCAACCAATAGCGCGGTCAGACAAATTGACCGGGAACAGGCATTATTCTAA
- a CDS encoding carbohydrate ABC transporter permease, translated as MANDSGSRIGGISVASSLILNIAFVILSLICFLPVLLVIIVSFTDGQSILTQGYSFVPDKWSLIAYESIFKDFQTIVSGYRVSFTITILGTALSVLLMALYAYPISRADYPFRNAFTFFLFFTMLFNGGMVSRYLIYTQVLHIKDSYMALILPMLIVPFNVIIMRTFFQTTIHPAVIESARIDGAGELRIFLRIVLPLSLPVLATMALFSTIGYWNDWFNALLYVSSEDKYPLQYLMMRVLNDVQYLRNNVELAAQNPTMMKNLPNESLQMAMAVIGMGPILIAYPFFQKYFVKGLTVGAVKG; from the coding sequence ATGGCCAACGACTCCGGCAGCCGCATCGGCGGAATTTCTGTAGCTTCCAGTTTAATTTTAAACATTGCTTTTGTAATCCTCTCATTAATCTGCTTTTTGCCTGTTCTGCTAGTCATTATTGTATCCTTCACAGACGGACAGTCCATTCTGACTCAGGGATACAGCTTTGTTCCGGATAAATGGTCGTTGATTGCCTACGAATCCATCTTTAAGGATTTTCAGACGATTGTGTCGGGCTACCGGGTGAGCTTCACCATAACCATTCTTGGCACAGCGCTCAGTGTGCTACTCATGGCACTGTATGCCTATCCCATTTCACGTGCGGATTATCCGTTCCGTAATGCATTTACGTTCTTTTTGTTCTTCACGATGTTGTTTAATGGCGGGATGGTCAGCAGATATCTAATTTACACACAGGTGCTGCATATCAAGGATTCCTATATGGCGCTGATCCTGCCCATGCTGATTGTGCCATTCAACGTAATCATTATGCGGACCTTTTTCCAGACGACCATTCATCCTGCAGTGATTGAATCGGCAAGAATTGACGGTGCGGGTGAGCTTAGAATCTTCCTGCGGATCGTTCTGCCGCTCTCGTTGCCTGTCCTGGCAACCATGGCCTTGTTCAGCACAATCGGTTATTGGAACGACTGGTTCAATGCGCTGCTGTATGTCAGCAGTGAGGACAAATATCCGCTCCAGTATTTGATGATGCGTGTCCTCAATGATGTGCAGTATCTGCGCAATAATGTGGAGCTGGCTGCCCAGAATCCAACGATGATGAAGAACCTGCCGAATGAATCCTTGCAGATGGCCATGGCTGTCATTGGGATGGGGCCGATTCTGATCGCGTATCCTTTCTTTCAGAAATATTTTGTCAAAGGCCTCACAGTAGGGGCTGTTAAGGGCTAA
- a CDS encoding ABC transporter substrate-binding protein — MKKVKGRKPLFTAIVLVLALSLQACSGGNNGGTSEPAASKGTESTSTAAPADSPESLKPYEVSIIYFGAPQRDDALVEAKLSEYFKEKFNATVDLQPIASSEYKQKTELMLNAGEPMDLVFTASWLNFFGNVSKGAFLDLDDLLAKYGQGISENLNPIYLEAPRYKGKLYGIPTNKEITQGKAYTYRKDIVDKYSIPIEDIKTMSDFEPWFKLLKEKEPALILDFIKESGEGMMYETRSNFRVIGPTPNKIPLFLYDYTNTDNIQIKSVVDPEISSIAKAEYELNRSYYEKGYINSDAATTTTDIGDLRKQGKIWMQQAVWKPGADIELKIATDNKYDFVSKVIEEPIVTTDLAAGSMFSISRTSKDPERAMMVLNALHTDPYAVNLFVNGIEGTHYKKISENRIEPIADSGYGTSALFWVIGNQLINYLKPGQPDDLYSSWKEFNNEAKRSPLLGFVFDESSVKNEITQLTSVIGEYRAASTGAIPDPAKMLEERNEKLKKAGIEKVQTELQTQIDAWKAAQ; from the coding sequence ATGAAAAAGGTAAAAGGACGTAAACCGCTATTCACAGCGATTGTTCTGGTTCTTGCGTTATCCTTACAGGCATGCTCTGGCGGTAATAACGGGGGTACTTCCGAACCGGCAGCATCAAAAGGCACGGAGAGCACGAGTACTGCGGCGCCTGCTGACAGTCCGGAATCGCTGAAGCCTTACGAGGTGTCGATTATCTACTTCGGTGCGCCGCAGCGGGATGATGCGCTGGTCGAAGCTAAGCTCAGTGAATATTTCAAAGAGAAATTCAATGCCACCGTTGATCTTCAGCCGATCGCCTCCAGCGAATACAAGCAGAAGACCGAGCTGATGTTAAATGCCGGTGAGCCGATGGATCTTGTGTTTACAGCCTCATGGCTTAATTTCTTCGGCAACGTCTCCAAGGGGGCCTTCCTGGATCTGGATGATCTGCTGGCCAAATACGGGCAGGGCATCTCGGAGAACCTCAACCCGATCTACCTTGAGGCTCCGCGCTACAAAGGGAAGCTGTATGGGATTCCCACAAACAAAGAGATTACCCAGGGCAAGGCCTACACTTACCGGAAAGATATAGTCGACAAATATAGTATTCCGATTGAGGATATTAAGACGATGTCAGATTTTGAACCCTGGTTCAAGCTGCTGAAGGAGAAAGAGCCGGCATTGATTCTGGATTTCATTAAGGAGTCGGGTGAAGGCATGATGTATGAGACCCGCTCGAACTTCCGCGTTATCGGGCCGACGCCTAATAAGATTCCTTTGTTCTTATATGATTATACAAATACAGATAACATCCAGATAAAGTCGGTTGTTGATCCGGAAATCTCATCGATTGCCAAAGCGGAGTATGAGCTGAACCGCAGCTACTATGAGAAGGGCTACATCAATAGCGATGCAGCTACAACAACGACTGACATCGGTGATTTAAGAAAACAGGGTAAAATCTGGATGCAGCAGGCCGTCTGGAAGCCGGGGGCTGATATTGAATTGAAAATTGCCACGGACAATAAATATGATTTCGTCTCTAAGGTTATCGAAGAACCTATTGTAACCACGGACCTTGCCGCCGGATCGATGTTCTCCATCTCCCGCACCTCCAAAGATCCGGAACGGGCCATGATGGTATTAAATGCGCTGCATACTGATCCTTATGCCGTGAACCTGTTCGTTAACGGAATTGAAGGCACTCACTATAAGAAGATTAGCGAGAACCGCATCGAGCCGATTGCCGATTCCGGATATGGCACCAGCGCCCTGTTCTGGGTGATCGGTAATCAGCTCATCAATTATCTCAAGCCGGGTCAGCCTGATGATTTGTATTCAAGCTGGAAGGAATTCAACAATGAGGCCAAACGTTCACCGCTGTTAGGGTTCGTATTCGATGAGTCGTCCGTCAAAAACGAGATTACTCAGCTCACCTCGGTCATTGGCGAGTACCGGGCCGCAAGCACGGGGGCAATTCCTGACCCTGCCAAAATGCTTGAGGAAAGAAATGAGAAATTAAAGAAGGCCGGCATTGAGAAGGTCCAAACAGAATTGCAGACCCAAATTGATGCCTGGAAAGCAGCTCAATAA